The Pungitius pungitius chromosome 13, fPunPun2.1, whole genome shotgun sequence genome includes the window TTTGCTGATGGGCGTCTTTGCCCTTAATAACTTGAGAAACCTGAGTTGCAAAATATTGGCTTgaaaccataatgaaaataatacaaaatgttcAGTAATTGCCGTTGAGCATCCGACACACTCGCTTCTTTGATGTTGTCAGCACAACGTACCTGTAATTCTGTGCTTCACCTTCGAGGGAAAACTGGTCGTACTGTGAGAATCCAGAGTTTCCTTCCCAGTCGCTCAGCTGGATCCTTAGTCTGTAGGACTGTTGAATCGACAGTCTGGAGACAAACTCATTTCCCAACCAGAATTCTCCCGAAGGGTCTCCAAACCCCTGAAAATCcataaaagaaatgtaattatGTCTTGCAGGGGGGCTTTGTTAGTCTCTTTTTCCATTAGCAACAGCACCAGCATTACATTTCCTCGGCTGCAGCTCTGGtcactgaaaataaaatcattaatCTTCCTCTTGACAGTGCTGTTCAATTTTTGCGAGTTATATAACCCCCtttttaattagagaatttAAGCACAGTTTCAGACGCACTTGCAGACATATTGAATATAGTGTGATTTAATCTagtgcttaaaatgcaacaaattaTAGTGATTTCATGTTTTGGTTGTTTCTGCGGGACACGGCTCCTCTTTGCTGTTGCCTCTTGCAGAGCAGAGTCCGGCAGGCCTTAAGAACACGTTCAGTCGATGGCCAAAGCCGAATCAGCTCACTGTTTTGTGATTTAGGAATGAAAACCGTAGCCTAGGTTGTATCTTTTTAAGGGAAGAATTTCTTCTTGATTGGTTTTACCTTTCTGTACTCCTGCCACGTTCGGTGAAAGTCAACATGGCCGTCAAAGCGTTTTTGTATCACGGtccaccctcctccttctgtttgCATGTCGCAGAAAGCCTTTAAACACAAGGAGATGGGAGTTGCTGCAATTAAGACCCCAAAATGAAGGCTGTGCAGAGACTTAATCCTTGtttatgatttgaaaaaaatgccGTTGGCCGTATTTGAGCTGGtcaaaacaaaggaaaggacAGAGAATCAAAGTCTAGGTCATATTCGCTGAAATGTTTCTAAGGAGATCAGAGCTAGAGCTCAAGCATGCGCGTCACTAATGAAAAGTGTCTGAGAACATTTGCACTCAACTGCTGGGCCTTCAAACACAACACGGAGCACGTCCAGCGTTTTATTGAACGGGTGGTGTGATTGCGGGTGGGGCTGTGCGTGCCGAGTCCCAATCACTTCAACAGAAAGACTTTACCTTAACCTCGGTTGTAGTGTTGGGCAACGTGAGAGTGTAAACGCCACTCTGCGTGTTTCCTGACTTGAAGACAGCGGCGCAGTCCATGAAGGTGGTCGGAGTGTCCTGCATCATGGCAGCTTTGCTCGCTGCAAGAAAGTTTGATAAGTTGATAAGTTTACATGTTCTGAGGGGGGAAACGGTCACATCCATTGCATTGGTGTTGCAGCCTTTACATTGAGGCGTGTGATATTTCAAGTCAGGTGACCATTTCTTTTTGTGcaatccaaacacaaacacacacacacctacatggCTTAAACAATGATACTcggtttgtatttgttttgcaggtgcatttgatttgattggttCGCCGGCGTATCATTTAATTCAGCAGACTTGTCTTTGTTGTCTTACTAAAGTAAATATAAAAGCTGACGGTCAAGGCGACCTGAAGTGCAGAATCACCTGGAGCCGAGCCGAGGGAGACGGTGTGAATGAGGTTGTTGACGgtgtccagcagctcctgctgctggcgCTGCAGCGCCGTGTTGTTGGAGGAGACtttgaggagctgctgctccagTTCGCCGATGACGGCCGTCTGCCGGAGTATCAGGGCCTGAAGCTGCTCTTTTTCATTTCGAAGCAGCTTCAGCTCCGcctgcctctgctgctccatctcGTCCACCTTTTTCTCCAGATAGCTGTAGAGAAGGAAAAGGTTCAGCCATGTTTTCACGTCGGCACAAAACTTCACTTTGCGGGCCTGAAAGTTGGAATTAGCAATTGGTGTATTCACCTGTTTTTGTCATTCAGCTTGCTGATGTCATTCGTTTGGACAATTAGTTGTTTTTCCAACTTGTTGGTTGACAAGGAATTTTCAAGCAGTTGACGCTCAAGTCGAGTTGAATGACGAATAACCTTGAGACGGAAGAACAAGGTAAGGCTGTGAGGTTTAATTCTCCATACCTCTGTTTAAACACTGTTTTTATTCACCATCGCCTCAAAAAGTACTCAAGATCCTCCACGTATGCCACTTGTTACTCcaattgaaatgaatttaaaaaagcaagctTAAAGAAGGGTTCAGCAAACAAAGTGTCAATAAGGTGTCAATAAGCAATCTGTTCAAATTGCGTGGATTCTTGTGAGTTCTGTCTGTCCTTAGTGGAACAAGTTCAGCCCTGTTTGCACCTCCAGAGTGAGCCACACAGCAGACATACCTGAGCATGGGAAACGTTCAAACCCAGCCCAGGCAGACGTATTGAACTGAGCTCTGGGGTTGGGGACCTTGCCTCTAATTTTCCCAGTGAGGAGGAACTGAACTCAGCAAAAAGCAGGTTGTTTACATGGATCCTAGCTGTGTGTCTCCAATGGGGCTGTTGATGCCTTTGAACAGACGGATGTGTGATCGTGACAAACTGATAGACCTTTCTGTGGGAATAAGAATGTGCTAATAACAGGAAATGCTGTACAGTTTGCTCACGTAAGGTCACTGACGTGTAGCCACAATAATAAACCGACTTAGTCATGcctgtttttccccccctgtgcttattttctttttctttgaccATTACATGCATTGTATTGCTCGGCCCACTGAGTCACAGAAAACAACTTTCCCCGTTCTTTTGTGATATTCTACTGTGTTGCGCGGTTTATTTGCATGTAAGCGTGCTGCGGGTTGTACGGCCTCACCTGGGCCTCCACGCTGCTCATTTTCCTCGATTGCTCCACGGTTTGACTCAGCAGGTTGGTTCCGATTTCTATCATCGTGGCCGTGTGGTTTTGCACAGCCGTGTGTTGGAGGTGGATCATGTCTTGCTTCATGCTGTCCTGTATGTAGTTCTCCAGCTACagcgcaaaaaagaaaagaaaagaaaaaaaggcttaAGCTGGAAAGTCATTGATTAGTATGATTAACCGGATTAGCAGTGCCCGCACAATCCTGTTTGCACTGACTGCAGTGAACACCATTGAAAGTGAAGTTTGGATAAACTGTGTGTTGTTATTAAGTGCGTAACCACGTACATTTTACTCCTTAGTTACACAACAGCCATACAATGTTGTTGAATTATTTAACCATGTGCTGTGTAAGACTCTGGTCTCCACGTGACATAGCAATGGTATTATCTCAACTGCTGTCAAATGTTAACTACGTGTATGCTGTACATGCTATATGGCCTGAAATCTTAAACTACTGAATTGTAATGTTTTCTTAACAAATtaatttattatgttattaataTCAACTTGACTCAAGTTTACACTAcgttttacacctataaaatgtAACCATGCCCAAATGGGACCTCTGAATCCTGTGAATAATGAGCAAGGTTGCCCTCAGGGTgggaaaaggtcaatgtttcatCTGTGAAAGATTTGTCCTAATCTACCTTATAGTATCGCCAGATTTAGAACGACACCAATCATTAAGTTATTTCCTGCATGGTGTTCCTGAGTGGCAATCAGGTCACACGACTGGTAAACAGGATGGAAGTGTTGAGTGAGGAGTTACATCCTTCATGACAgtacgacgtgtgtgtgtgtgttcacgtggAAACCAGAGTCCCTTAAATACTGCCGTCAGGTTGCGGAATTTGTTATTTACTCATCAATCAGCAACGCAACCCCAAACAGccaattttaattttaatgtcaTGGTATATTATGCAGATAATATTTATACAAATAACTTCTGCAATCAGTGCTGATTTTGTTTGTCTTCCTTTCATGACGtccagtttgtttttgttcttggaGACACAAAGGGATGTGTGGTAGGTGGGAGGCTGTCATTTGAAATGCTGGCAGGATGTCCCATTTACAGTCAATGATGAAATCCGCTGTTTACTTTGTGCGACTCAAAAGGcgtcagtaaaaaaaagattgtttccCTCAGTTGTCGTCGGCTACAACTAAAGTAATTTGATCAGCCGAGCCCCACTTGTTTGAGAGGTGTGCAACCTCAAGGGATATGATGAAGTAAAGTCATATGCATCTAATTTCTTTAtctgcttattattatttcagtgtATAGGGTGCCAAACCCCGTATTGCCGGGTAGCTGAGGTAATTCTGGCACACGTAGCCCGCTGAGAGACGTTTACAAAGATGAATTCTGCATCTCAGTTAATACAGAGCTCTAGTAAGGTTTCATACCTGAACGTGATCATGTGTCTTATGTTTGGGGGAAATAGTTTAAGCAAATCAACTCTTGTTTCACTTTGTCCACAATCCTTGGCTGAGATCTCTTCTACCACGTTGTTTTACTTGTGACTTGTGCACATGCATATGTTGGAGAAACAAGAAAAGGAGGCACCAACGTCTTCCTCCATGGTACGGCTCCAATTCTGTTGACACATTTTTCGCAGCGATGCCTTTTTGACTGTGAGAAATAAGTAACCTGTCTCCACCAGACCTGCCGTTGGACTTTGTAAAGTTTGTGTTGCAGGCATGCTTTGATTTCTGAGGCAGCACTTAAGCTTTTGTGCCCTCAGAGCTCTCCCGCGGAACAGATCACAGCTTGTTTTGTGCCACGAGGCGGGAGTGGTGTGATCGTACAGCGAGGTGCTCCCGCTCTGTCTCGCTAGTTTTCTAAAGTTCTGATCAGCGATGACACTctaaagagggagaagagggggagCTAGACAAGAAGCCGGCCACTTGCATCCCTCGTGGGGGCACCTGCACACACTCTTTGTCAGTCAACATGCCCATTAGCACTGAGGGAAAGGCTCTCACAGACAATTGACACATTCGTTATACTGGTTTCAGCGTTTGCTACAATAGAATTGATTCTCAAAGAAATGACactgtgtgtggttgtttgggTTCTAATACTACACATTTAAACGACAGTGTTGATGTTCCTTTGGTGTCTTTTGTTAAGTGAAGCCTGGCTGATGTTAGTAGGGAGTTAGTACTCAACAAAAAGCTATCGGTTTAGTACAGGATTGAATAATCAGCCCATCACATGAAAACAAGCAGCAGTTTCAATGATATGTTTAAGAGTCagaaaaatctatttttgtCATTCTGGTTGTTAAAGTATGCAGATGTTCCACATGCTTAAGTATATTCAATAAtcatacaaatgttttattgtataTGGAAGTTTAGTCGACTAATCACACAAATGATATATCCCATGTACTGGGTGTACATCCCTTTTTCCAACTTTTTGGAAAGGAAGTATGAATGTCTCCACTGACACCCGTGTACTCATTTAGTCCATAAGGGTCTCTGGGATACCTAAATGGACTttgtcctctcttctcctctgaaACCATCACTCAAGTCATTGACATCCCAAACTAATGTgtgaaatagtgtgtgtgtgtgggacacaaCTTCACCTTGTGCAGCCACTGTGTGTTGTTCTCCATGATGATCTCCAGTTGTTCCAGCCTCTGAGTCGACTCCTCGTTGTCCTCGGGTCCATCTTTTTGAACCGCGTAGTTGCTGCTCTGGCTTTGGCAGTTCTCCTGCTCCGGCAGCAGAAAGGTGTAGCTGCACGGCCCGTTTTGGATCTGATACTGTCTCTTAGCAACGGCACTGTATCCTGAACCCAGAACGAGGCAAAGACCTAAAACTAGCAACTTTGCATGCAGCATCTTCATAGCAGAGCTCTTCACCTAAAAAAGGAAGTTAGTACACTTATAACTGTTAAGCTTCTCTTAATGCCTGGGTTTCTTTCCCGGCAGGGATCCAAGTGTATATAATCCTCTTGGGACTCTGCAGATTCCTTTTATTACCTCTCAGTGGTAGGAAGAGGAAAAGCAATCAGGAATTAGAGGTGGTGTGTTATTCCTTTTAGGTTAACTGCCAGACTGCATGTGCTCGCTTTTCATCAAGCCCCCAACCAGTTGTTTGAGCTGCCCATGGCCCCCTCTGATTAGCTAACTGTGAGTTTAAaccactccccccctcctccccgtcaATGGCCGCTGTGCAGAGCAGCGAGGTGGAGATTCCTTTCAGTGCG containing:
- the angpt2a gene encoding angiopoietin-2a, whose translation is MKMLHAKLLVLGLCLVLGSGYSAVAKRQYQIQNGPCSYTFLLPEQENCQSQSSNYAVQKDGPEDNEESTQRLEQLEIIMENNTQWLHKLENYIQDSMKQDMIHLQHTAVQNHTATMIEIGTNLLSQTVEQSRKMSSVEAQVIRHSTRLERQLLENSLSTNKLEKQLIVQTNDISKLNDKNSYLEKKVDEMEQQRQAELKLLRNEKEQLQALILRQTAVIGELEQQLLKVSSNNTALQRQQQELLDTVNNLIHTVSLGSAPASKAAMMQDTPTTFMDCAAVFKSGNTQSGVYTLTLPNTTTEVKAFCDMQTEGGGWTVIQKRFDGHVDFHRTWQEYRKGFGDPSGEFWLGNEFVSRLSIQQSYRLRIQLSDWEGNSGFSQYDQFSLEGEAQNYRIHLKGFSGTAGKISSIGQPGSDFSTKDADNDKCVCKCSQLTTGGWWFEACGPSNLNGMFYQQGQNSNRFNGIKWYYWKGSGYSLKSTTMMIRPADFSGSL